The following proteins are co-located in the Hyalangium minutum genome:
- a CDS encoding glutathione S-transferase family protein gives MKVYNNPFSGAGFKVTAVVNELALSNVELITVDLGKGQHQEPWFRAINPHAKVPALVDGDMCLFESNAIITYLGALKPESGLVPTDPRGLAEVQKWLHWHSSTFYPDAMKINWNTYYQKVLGHPKDEKTLAEGRELVARDLKAMDGALQGREYLTGKLTVADFSLVSALLMRDVAGIDLTPFPNVKAWAERMEARPSLKKARPPV, from the coding sequence ATGAAGGTCTACAACAACCCCTTCTCGGGCGCTGGCTTCAAAGTCACCGCCGTCGTCAATGAGCTGGCGCTGAGCAACGTGGAGCTGATCACCGTTGATCTCGGCAAAGGCCAGCATCAGGAGCCCTGGTTTCGGGCCATCAACCCCCACGCCAAGGTACCCGCGCTGGTCGACGGGGATATGTGTCTCTTCGAGTCCAACGCGATCATCACCTACCTGGGCGCGCTGAAGCCCGAGAGCGGGCTGGTGCCGACCGATCCGCGTGGCCTGGCCGAGGTGCAGAAGTGGCTGCACTGGCACTCGTCCACCTTCTACCCGGACGCCATGAAGATCAACTGGAACACCTACTACCAGAAGGTCCTCGGCCACCCGAAGGATGAGAAGACGCTGGCCGAGGGCCGCGAGCTGGTGGCGCGCGACCTGAAGGCGATGGACGGGGCGCTTCAGGGCCGCGAGTACCTGACGGGCAAGCTCACCGTGGCCGACTTCTCGCTGGTCTCCGCCCTGCTGATGCGGGACGTCGCGGGCATCGACCTCACGCCCTTCCCGAACGTGAAGGCGTGGGCCGAGCGCATGGAGGCGCGCCCGAGCCTGAAGAAGGCCCGGCCGCCGGTGTAG
- a CDS encoding hemerythrin domain-containing protein, whose translation MSTPSTPPRYDFYSPIHKGLRRTMSRLLERMGSANFADAAQSSAILGELRVLLEACSHHIKHENTFIHPTIEERLKGASSKTAQEHEGHRKELAELQHQADALQQAPEQARPALAHTLYLSFSRFVGENLAHMAEEEQELMGKLHAHFSDAELMAMEGKILSTIAPDLMMTFMTMMIPAMNRDERAAVLGGMKQAAPPEAFNAVLQVAARPNLDTADWQDLTRKLGVSA comes from the coding sequence ATGTCCACCCCTTCCACGCCCCCCCGCTATGACTTCTACAGTCCCATCCACAAGGGCCTGCGTCGCACGATGTCCCGGCTGCTGGAACGGATGGGCTCAGCCAACTTCGCGGATGCCGCGCAGAGCAGCGCCATTCTTGGTGAGCTGCGCGTCCTGCTCGAGGCCTGTAGCCACCACATCAAGCACGAGAACACCTTCATTCACCCCACGATCGAGGAGCGGCTGAAGGGAGCCTCGAGCAAGACCGCCCAGGAGCACGAGGGGCACCGCAAGGAGCTGGCCGAGCTGCAGCATCAGGCGGACGCCCTGCAGCAGGCGCCGGAGCAAGCCCGGCCCGCCCTGGCGCACACGCTGTATCTGTCCTTCAGCCGCTTCGTCGGCGAGAACCTGGCCCACATGGCCGAGGAGGAGCAGGAGCTGATGGGCAAGCTCCACGCCCACTTCTCCGACGCGGAGCTGATGGCCATGGAGGGGAAGATCCTCTCCACCATCGCCCCGGATCTGATGATGACCTTCATGACCATGATGATCCCGGCCATGAACCGGGACGAGCGGGCCGCCGTGCTCGGTGGCATGAAGCAGGCGGCGCCCCCGGAGGCCTTCAACGCCGTTCTCCAGGTGGCCGCGCGGCCGAACCTCGACACCGCGGACTGGCAGGACCTCACCCGCAAGCTGGGTGTCTCTGCCTGA
- a CDS encoding LLM class flavin-dependent oxidoreductase has product MLFDIFHSVGTTDWVRAERQVFEELLEQTRLAEQLGYTTMWLSESHYSSEPQKGHAEPVVPTYPGELGLSNDAPQLIQFLLDRTQRIGFGTAIYNIVGGNGGPIRSAEAMRMLAFLNGLRDTPRMLRIGVASGRFEFINRPFGVHPRDAEEKLLWKQYKRFVFLEALEIFLRLSNGETLSSEMLTPLTLGREHFDSDGEWERARKELARLSAGPLPERLPYRRRWNFEPIRLVPSLSPAMRECQRFVLGSADPLAREIGCKFADLDIFNLSFTSAESLNALHREMTGRASAHGSVWHRGRLPRTALIFIDPDQRRAEEAASRGMDIYLEGMRGTLATPPKEALLAKALVGDAHAIREQLAEGGARGFHREDCVMLWFEFTRGHDEVLKQMRYFAQEVMPHFVA; this is encoded by the coding sequence ATGCTATTCGATATTTTCCACTCTGTAGGCACGACGGATTGGGTTCGTGCAGAGCGGCAGGTTTTCGAAGAGCTCCTGGAGCAGACGCGCCTGGCCGAGCAGCTCGGCTACACGACGATGTGGCTGTCGGAGTCGCACTACTCGAGCGAGCCGCAGAAGGGGCACGCCGAGCCGGTCGTTCCGACCTATCCGGGCGAGCTCGGGCTGAGCAATGACGCGCCCCAGCTCATCCAGTTCCTGCTGGACCGCACGCAGCGGATCGGCTTCGGCACGGCCATCTACAACATCGTCGGAGGCAACGGGGGGCCCATCCGCTCGGCGGAGGCCATGCGCATGCTCGCCTTCCTCAACGGGCTGCGCGACACGCCGCGCATGCTGCGCATCGGCGTGGCCTCGGGCCGGTTCGAGTTCATCAACAGGCCGTTTGGCGTGCACCCCCGTGACGCGGAGGAGAAGCTGCTGTGGAAGCAGTACAAGCGCTTCGTGTTCCTGGAGGCGCTGGAGATCTTCCTGCGGCTGAGCAACGGCGAGACGCTCTCCTCGGAGATGCTCACCCCGCTCACGCTGGGGCGTGAGCACTTCGACAGCGACGGCGAATGGGAGCGCGCCCGCAAGGAACTGGCGCGGCTGAGCGCGGGGCCGCTGCCCGAGCGTCTGCCCTACAGGCGCCGCTGGAACTTCGAGCCCATCCGGCTGGTCCCCTCCCTGTCCCCCGCCATGCGGGAGTGCCAGCGCTTCGTGCTCGGCTCCGCGGATCCGCTGGCCCGGGAGATTGGCTGCAAGTTCGCCGACCTGGACATCTTCAACCTGTCCTTCACCTCGGCCGAGTCCTTGAACGCCCTCCACCGCGAGATGACGGGACGCGCCAGCGCCCATGGCAGCGTCTGGCACCGCGGCCGGCTGCCGCGCACCGCGCTCATCTTCATTGATCCGGATCAGCGGCGGGCCGAGGAGGCCGCCTCGCGCGGCATGGATATCTACCTCGAGGGCATGCGGGGCACGCTGGCCACGCCCCCCAAGGAAGCGCTGCTGGCCAAGGCCCTGGTGGGGGACGCGCACGCCATCCGCGAGCAGCTCGCCGAGGGGGGCGCTCGGGGGTTCCACCGGGAGGATTGCGTGATGCTGTGGTTCGAGTTCACGCGGGGGCACGACGAGGTGCTGAAACAGATGCGGTACTTTGCTCAGGAAGTCATGCCGCATTTCGTGGCATGA
- a CDS encoding type 1 glutamine amidotransferase, producing MRVLYLSQIMSHDHPRRAALPDERKMIAPLFQELETQVHVVDATCEPLPDPREYAGVLVGGSAGSANDTEPWRLRLREWMGTWQQVPLLGICGGHQLLAHALGARVQKMARVQVGVHPLQLPDIPGFSGWVMHMHSEHVVDVPPGATVWAEDVAGIQALRFPGHRWTVQFHPEMPEEVAYSSGRSMGATAESWPQREVRAAVSDGKALIRTWLDGLR from the coding sequence ATGCGCGTCCTCTACCTCTCTCAGATCATGTCGCATGATCATCCGCGCCGCGCCGCGTTGCCGGACGAGCGGAAGATGATCGCTCCTTTGTTTCAGGAGCTGGAAACCCAGGTCCACGTGGTGGATGCCACCTGCGAGCCCCTGCCGGATCCGCGCGAGTATGCCGGCGTGCTGGTGGGCGGCAGCGCGGGCTCGGCCAATGACACCGAGCCGTGGCGGCTGCGGCTGCGCGAGTGGATGGGCACCTGGCAGCAGGTGCCGCTGTTGGGTATCTGCGGCGGCCACCAGCTGCTGGCCCACGCGCTGGGCGCGCGCGTGCAGAAGATGGCCCGGGTGCAGGTAGGAGTGCACCCGCTCCAGCTGCCGGACATCCCCGGGTTCTCGGGCTGGGTGATGCACATGCACAGCGAGCACGTGGTGGATGTGCCTCCCGGAGCCACCGTCTGGGCGGAGGACGTGGCGGGAATCCAGGCCCTGCGCTTCCCCGGACACCGGTGGACGGTGCAGTTTCACCCGGAGATGCCCGAAGAGGTGGCCTACAGCTCGGGCCGCAGCATGGGCGCCACCGCCGAGAGCTGGCCACAGCGCGAGGTGCGCGCCGCCGTCTCGGATGGCAAGGCCCTCATCCGCACCTGGCTGGACGGCCTGCGCTAG
- a CDS encoding DUF6875 domain-containing protein gives MYQALDVLNLEEGSRLEGASEEEMSYLRAVARWSRDYLTRPHAELGRPGPVCPWVEKSIQRRLYHLTVMDQPHLRVDEVEQAFHVMRRYFLEKEPVEHSLGQFKAIVTIFTGMPGEQEAEFMKALHERLKPAFVKEGLMLGEFYPACAKTGLRNPAWHPLRSSPPLLVIRTMVRPDVAFLYEDLGFLETYLRRFGQDGCNELKSFIERRHCRLAPEEVRRLQETLGRFQQP, from the coding sequence ATGTATCAGGCGCTGGATGTGCTGAACCTGGAGGAAGGTTCGCGGCTGGAGGGGGCCAGCGAGGAGGAGATGAGCTATCTCCGGGCGGTCGCGCGCTGGTCTCGTGATTACCTGACGCGGCCTCACGCGGAGCTGGGGCGGCCGGGGCCGGTGTGCCCCTGGGTCGAGAAATCCATCCAGCGCCGGCTGTATCACCTGACGGTGATGGATCAGCCGCACCTGCGCGTGGACGAGGTGGAGCAGGCGTTTCACGTGATGCGCCGGTACTTCCTGGAGAAGGAGCCGGTGGAGCACAGCCTGGGGCAGTTCAAGGCCATCGTGACGATCTTCACGGGCATGCCCGGCGAGCAGGAGGCGGAGTTCATGAAGGCCCTGCACGAGCGGCTCAAGCCCGCCTTCGTGAAGGAAGGGCTGATGCTGGGCGAGTTCTACCCGGCCTGCGCGAAGACGGGCCTGCGCAACCCGGCCTGGCATCCGCTGCGCTCCTCGCCGCCGCTGCTGGTGATTCGCACCATGGTCCGGCCGGATGTGGCCTTTCTCTATGAGGACCTGGGATTCTTGGAGACGTATCTGCGGCGGTTCGGGCAGGACGGATGTAACGAGCTCAAGAGCTTCATCGAGCGCAGACACTGTCGACTGGCGCCTGAGGAAGTGCGCAGGCTGCAGGAGACACTGGGCCGTTTTCAGCAGCCGTGA
- a CDS encoding MalY/PatB family protein has protein sequence MASHFDEPLARGTSDSFKWRKYPADVLPMWVADMDFRSPEPVLQALHERISHGVFGYPLEPLPELIESVTGYLLEHHGWRVPPEAIVLLPGLIPGFNVACRAVAQPGDGVLLHVPAYPPLLQCPLNMGLRRDEVRMVRGASGQYEVDWDSFQQALHPRSRVMLLCNPHNPLGRVFTREELTRMAEACLRQELIIVSDEIHCDLVFRGHRHTCMAMLSPEVEARTITLMSPSKTFNLAGLKMAFAVIPDAQLRQRFLAARADMLPSPNILGGVAMQAAYRQGQPWLRELREYLEAQRGFLVDFVSRHLPGVRMVAPEGTYLAWLDCREAGLPGNATTFFLEQARVALSPGESFGPGGEGCVRLNFGCTRAHLSEGLERMRQAMARMR, from the coding sequence ATGGCTTCCCACTTCGATGAGCCGCTGGCGCGCGGCACCAGTGACAGCTTCAAGTGGCGCAAGTACCCGGCGGACGTCCTGCCCATGTGGGTGGCGGACATGGACTTCCGCTCGCCCGAGCCGGTCCTCCAAGCCCTGCATGAGCGCATCTCGCATGGGGTCTTCGGCTATCCGCTGGAGCCCCTGCCCGAGCTCATCGAGAGCGTCACCGGCTATCTGCTCGAGCACCACGGCTGGCGGGTGCCGCCCGAGGCCATTGTCCTGCTGCCCGGCCTCATCCCCGGCTTCAACGTCGCCTGCCGGGCCGTCGCGCAGCCGGGAGACGGCGTCCTGCTCCACGTCCCCGCCTACCCGCCGCTGCTGCAGTGTCCGCTGAACATGGGGCTGCGCCGGGACGAGGTGCGGATGGTGCGCGGCGCCAGCGGCCAGTACGAGGTGGACTGGGACTCCTTCCAGCAGGCGCTGCATCCCCGCTCGCGGGTGATGTTGCTGTGCAACCCCCACAACCCCCTGGGGCGCGTGTTCACGCGGGAGGAGCTCACCCGCATGGCGGAGGCCTGCCTGCGCCAGGAGCTGATCATCGTCTCGGACGAGATTCACTGTGACTTGGTGTTCCGAGGCCACCGGCACACGTGCATGGCCATGCTCAGCCCGGAGGTGGAGGCGCGCACCATCACCCTCATGTCCCCGAGCAAGACGTTCAATTTGGCGGGGCTGAAGATGGCGTTCGCAGTCATTCCGGACGCACAGCTGCGCCAGCGCTTCCTTGCGGCGAGGGCGGACATGCTGCCCTCGCCCAACATCCTCGGAGGGGTGGCGATGCAGGCCGCCTACCGCCAAGGCCAGCCGTGGCTGCGCGAGCTGCGGGAGTACCTGGAGGCCCAGCGCGGCTTCCTGGTGGACTTCGTGAGCCGGCACCTGCCCGGAGTCCGCATGGTGGCCCCCGAGGGGACCTACCTGGCCTGGCTGGACTGCCGCGAGGCGGGGCTCCCCGGCAACGCCACCACCTTCTTCCTGGAGCAGGCGCGGGTGGCGCTCAGCCCTGGAGAGAGCTTTGGCCCGGGCGGCGAGGGCTGCGTCCGGCTCAACTTCGGCTGCACGCGGGCGCACCTGAGCGAGGGCCTGGAGCGCATGCGCCAGGCGATGGCGCGCATGCGCTGA
- a CDS encoding vWA domain-containing protein: MNRTTLLLSAAGLLALVALALGLPKPPPTTDTTHTLAQPGEQEPTLTLPLITSGEGALVLEGKLSGSYMQTGPSEAFAVLEVKARQPQNQHRVPVNVALVIDRSGSMRGQKLDDAKKAAREFVQRMTDVDRLALVHYGTSVTTFPSTLATEEARARMLAFVDGIEDDGSTNISGGMEAAAQELRPYVNQFRVSRAILLSDGQPTAGLVREEELTALARQLRSQGIAVSALGVGEDFNENLMQGVADQGGGFSGFLNSSQLAEVFTRELEQATNTVARSVEMRLTLPPQVTTAEVMGTNAYREGRTVRVPLYDMAGGQSARLTVKLTLDLQASEQPLELLDAKVSYVDVEKDVPAEARVALSARATDDAVLVRANLDKEVRVHAVRALGSQQLRAAAEEMKKGNRTAALGFLGNARKLFGSSASALAGELADVDRTQAAYENAQDEAAQRDQARQLQKKTMKSFGLNNAY, translated from the coding sequence ATGAACCGCACCACCCTGCTCCTGTCCGCCGCCGGACTGCTCGCGCTCGTTGCCCTGGCGCTGGGGCTGCCCAAGCCCCCTCCCACCACGGACACCACCCACACCCTGGCCCAGCCCGGCGAGCAGGAGCCCACGCTCACGCTGCCGCTGATCACCTCGGGCGAGGGCGCTCTGGTGTTGGAGGGCAAGCTGTCCGGGTCCTACATGCAGACCGGCCCCAGCGAGGCCTTCGCCGTCCTCGAGGTGAAGGCCCGGCAGCCCCAGAACCAGCACCGGGTGCCGGTGAACGTGGCGCTCGTCATCGACCGCTCCGGCTCCATGCGCGGGCAGAAGCTGGATGATGCGAAGAAGGCCGCGCGCGAGTTCGTGCAGCGGATGACGGACGTGGACCGGCTCGCGCTGGTGCACTACGGCACGAGCGTCACCACCTTCCCGAGCACGCTGGCCACCGAGGAGGCCCGCGCGCGGATGCTGGCCTTCGTGGACGGCATTGAAGATGACGGCTCCACCAACATCAGCGGTGGCATGGAGGCGGCCGCCCAGGAGCTGCGCCCGTACGTGAATCAGTTCCGCGTGAGCCGCGCCATCCTCCTGAGCGACGGGCAGCCCACCGCAGGCCTGGTGCGCGAGGAGGAGCTGACAGCGCTGGCCCGCCAGCTGCGCTCGCAGGGCATCGCCGTGAGCGCCCTGGGCGTGGGCGAGGACTTCAATGAGAACCTGATGCAGGGTGTGGCGGATCAGGGCGGCGGCTTCTCCGGCTTCCTCAACTCCTCCCAGCTGGCCGAGGTCTTCACCCGCGAGCTGGAGCAGGCCACCAACACCGTGGCGCGCTCGGTGGAGATGCGGCTGACGCTGCCCCCGCAGGTGACGACCGCCGAGGTCATGGGCACCAACGCCTACCGCGAGGGCCGCACCGTCCGGGTGCCGCTGTACGACATGGCCGGCGGCCAGTCGGCTCGGCTGACGGTGAAGCTGACGCTCGACCTGCAAGCGTCCGAGCAGCCGCTGGAGCTGCTGGATGCCAAGGTCTCCTACGTGGACGTGGAGAAGGACGTCCCGGCCGAGGCTCGCGTGGCGCTCAGCGCCCGGGCCACGGATGACGCCGTGCTGGTGCGCGCCAACCTGGACAAGGAGGTGCGCGTGCACGCGGTGCGGGCGCTGGGCTCGCAGCAGCTGCGCGCGGCGGCCGAGGAGATGAAGAAGGGCAACCGCACGGCGGCGCTCGGCTTCCTGGGCAACGCGCGCAAGCTGTTTGGCTCTTCCGCCTCGGCGCTGGCGGGGGAACTTGCGGACGTGGACCGGACCCAGGCAGCCTATGAGAATGCTCAGGATGAGGCCGCGCAGCGCGACCAGGCGCGGCAGCTCCAGAAGAAGACGATGAAGAGCTTCGGCCTCAACAACGCGTACTGA
- a CDS encoding tryptophan 7-halogenase, translated as MAAEQFDLIVVGGGPAGSSLAAFVAQQGHRVLLLEKEKFPRYQIGESLLPSTVQGICKLLGVYEEIHQAGFTTKNGGTLKWGRSPEPWTFNFRDTPLLGGAFGRGYAFQVERAKFDNILLQNAKRKGAVVREQQTVRGVIEENGRVVGLRYEDETGQPREVRGRYVADASGNTGTLYTHVGERVWSKFFRNLAIFAYWRGGKRLPAPNQGNILTAAFKEGWFWYIPLTHNSDLTSVGAVVPVESADRIRELGHEKAYLEFIRQSPIISEYLANAQRIEDHELYGKIRIRRDWSYMNSRFWRPGMVLLGDTACFVDPLLSSGVHLATYSALLASRSINTFLRGEVNEERCMEEYEKRYRKEYGVFYDFLLSFYDMEQEVESYFWAARKVINTEEKANEQFIRLVAGSTSAHEFFQDREGIGSRMAETHRETDDAPKPDDIIDGYHDVRSQILAQANQGDQRPREKPMFPGGLVATDDGFRWMEHPIELSSEAR; from the coding sequence ATGGCAGCCGAACAATTTGATCTGATCGTCGTGGGCGGAGGTCCTGCCGGCTCGTCCTTGGCCGCGTTTGTCGCGCAGCAGGGCCACCGGGTGTTGCTGCTGGAGAAGGAGAAGTTCCCGCGCTACCAGATTGGCGAGTCGCTGCTTCCCTCCACGGTGCAGGGCATCTGCAAGCTGCTCGGCGTGTACGAGGAGATCCACCAGGCGGGCTTCACCACGAAGAACGGCGGCACCTTGAAGTGGGGCCGCAGTCCGGAGCCCTGGACCTTCAACTTCCGGGACACGCCGCTGCTGGGCGGCGCCTTCGGCCGCGGCTACGCGTTCCAGGTCGAGCGCGCCAAGTTCGACAACATCCTGCTGCAGAACGCCAAGCGCAAGGGCGCGGTGGTCCGCGAGCAGCAGACCGTGCGCGGCGTCATCGAGGAGAACGGCCGCGTGGTGGGGCTGCGCTACGAGGATGAGACAGGCCAGCCGCGCGAGGTGCGGGGCCGGTATGTGGCCGACGCCTCGGGCAACACCGGCACGCTCTACACCCACGTGGGCGAGCGCGTGTGGTCCAAGTTCTTCCGCAACCTGGCCATCTTCGCCTACTGGCGCGGCGGCAAGCGCCTGCCGGCGCCCAACCAGGGCAACATCCTCACCGCGGCCTTCAAGGAAGGCTGGTTCTGGTACATCCCCCTCACCCACAACAGCGACCTGACCAGCGTGGGCGCGGTGGTGCCCGTGGAGTCCGCGGACCGCATCCGCGAGCTCGGCCACGAGAAGGCCTACCTCGAGTTCATTCGCCAGAGCCCCATCATCAGCGAGTACCTGGCCAACGCTCAGCGCATCGAGGACCACGAGCTCTACGGGAAGATCCGCATCCGGCGCGACTGGTCCTACATGAACAGCCGCTTCTGGCGTCCGGGCATGGTGCTGCTCGGAGACACGGCGTGCTTCGTGGATCCGCTGCTGTCCAGCGGCGTGCACCTGGCCACCTACTCGGCCCTGCTCGCCTCACGCTCCATCAACACCTTCCTGCGCGGAGAGGTGAACGAGGAGCGCTGCATGGAGGAATACGAGAAGCGCTACCGCAAGGAGTACGGCGTCTTCTACGACTTCCTGCTCTCCTTCTACGACATGGAGCAGGAGGTGGAGTCCTACTTCTGGGCCGCGCGCAAGGTCATCAACACCGAGGAGAAGGCCAACGAGCAGTTCATCCGCCTGGTGGCCGGCAGCACCTCCGCGCACGAGTTCTTCCAGGATCGCGAGGGCATTGGCTCGCGCATGGCGGAGACGCACCGCGAGACGGACGACGCGCCCAAGCCGGACGACATCATCGACGGGTACCACGACGTGCGCTCGCAGATCCTCGCGCAGGCCAACCAAGGTGACCAGCGCCCCCGGGAGAAGCCGATGTTCCCCGGCGGCCTGGTGGCCACGGACGATGGCTTCCGCTGGATGGAGCATCCCATCGAGCTCTCCTCCGAGGCGCGCTGA
- a CDS encoding DUF6081 family protein codes for MTTEKQAAQSAPSASPPQPSPLLLERFDSPFSVGTPGARWAFFSVGPVPFNDGLAQTSPDGLWLVPPGRNPRTGEPAYSLSQVPEKSADEVPGQFDHCKWLVFSTHKASTGLPGFDAVRGEELAFEAWMTGRTFGTKAHPFGPAVRNPEEDFRLATFGQNTIDVETGMVFDFLFTNEQIYALYERLPFARTPQNPYAAFTYAIPLARRTPEAVHHVKIAYDRAAGTVRWELEGKEVFRVDKLGRSLDSRWLIGDHGGQEQDVELRQLNVGFGLFSLLDCFLEGRGLVRLSGQPDFYVLPPAKPGQAAGFADEQSHASNRLFGQGAELRMRQCNVSSTPR; via the coding sequence ATGACGACCGAGAAGCAAGCCGCGCAGTCCGCCCCGAGCGCTTCGCCGCCGCAGCCGTCCCCGCTCCTCCTGGAGCGCTTCGACAGCCCCTTCTCCGTGGGGACACCCGGGGCGCGGTGGGCCTTTTTCTCCGTGGGCCCCGTCCCATTCAACGATGGGCTGGCTCAGACGTCTCCGGACGGGCTCTGGTTGGTGCCTCCGGGGCGGAATCCCCGCACGGGCGAGCCCGCCTACAGCCTGTCTCAAGTGCCGGAGAAGAGCGCGGACGAAGTCCCCGGCCAGTTCGACCACTGCAAGTGGCTGGTGTTCAGCACGCACAAGGCCTCCACGGGCCTGCCAGGCTTCGACGCGGTGCGCGGTGAGGAGCTCGCCTTCGAGGCGTGGATGACCGGCCGGACCTTCGGCACGAAGGCCCACCCTTTCGGCCCGGCGGTGCGCAACCCGGAGGAGGATTTCCGCCTGGCGACGTTCGGGCAGAACACGATCGACGTGGAGACCGGCATGGTCTTCGACTTCCTCTTCACCAACGAGCAGATCTACGCGCTGTACGAGCGCCTGCCCTTCGCACGGACGCCGCAGAACCCCTACGCGGCCTTCACCTACGCCATCCCCCTGGCCCGGCGGACCCCGGAGGCGGTGCACCACGTGAAGATCGCCTATGACCGGGCGGCGGGCACGGTGCGGTGGGAGCTCGAGGGGAAGGAAGTCTTCCGCGTGGACAAGCTGGGCCGCAGCCTCGACTCGCGGTGGCTCATCGGAGATCACGGCGGGCAGGAGCAGGACGTCGAGCTGCGCCAGCTCAACGTGGGCTTCGGGTTGTTCTCCCTGCTCGACTGCTTCCTGGAGGGCCGTGGCCTCGTGCGGCTCTCGGGCCAGCCCGACTTCTACGTGCTTCCCCCAGCGAAGCCGGGGCAGGCGGCGGGGTTCGCCGACGAGCAGAGCCACGCCAGCAACCGCCTGTTCGGCCAGGGCGCGGAGCTGCGCATGCGGCAGTGCAACGTCTCCAGCACCCCGCGCTGA
- a CDS encoding YtxH domain-containing protein, translating into MTKKVLLGAVLGALVAGTGCHRSTRENAEDKAEQAGDKIEDAADKAADKTEDAVEKAGDKIEDATDK; encoded by the coding sequence GTGACGAAGAAGGTTCTGCTGGGTGCGGTGCTGGGTGCGCTGGTGGCGGGGACTGGCTGCCACCGCAGCACGCGTGAGAACGCCGAGGACAAGGCGGAGCAGGCCGGTGACAAGATCGAGGACGCCGCCGACAAGGCCGCCGACAAGACCGAGGACGCCGTGGAGAAGGCGGGCGACAAGATCGAGGACGCCACCGACAAGTAA
- a CDS encoding peptidase E codes for MAERQIVALSGGGFLMEPNNPCLDNHLLELLKDTPKRVCFIPTAMGDASDFIVRFYRAYPASRCQPSHLSLFQRGPEPLRELILRQDAVFVGPGNTLNMLALWRLHGLDAVLREAWEQGVLLCGMSAGAMCWFEGGLTDSLGTLAAFQNGLGLLPGTLCPHYDSEPARRPAYHHSIAEGLPGGFAADDGVGFHFIGTRLAHTISSREKAQAWRVERTEQGVRETALPVTFLG; via the coding sequence ATGGCGGAGCGGCAAATCGTGGCACTGAGCGGGGGCGGCTTCCTGATGGAGCCCAACAACCCGTGTCTGGACAACCACTTGCTGGAGCTGCTGAAGGACACGCCCAAGCGCGTGTGTTTCATCCCCACCGCCATGGGGGATGCCTCGGACTTCATCGTCCGCTTCTACCGGGCCTACCCCGCCAGCCGCTGCCAGCCCTCGCACCTGTCGCTCTTCCAGCGAGGCCCGGAGCCGCTGCGTGAGCTCATCCTCCGGCAGGATGCTGTCTTCGTCGGTCCAGGCAACACACTCAACATGCTGGCGCTCTGGCGGCTGCATGGGCTCGACGCGGTGCTCCGGGAGGCTTGGGAGCAAGGCGTGCTGCTGTGCGGCATGAGCGCCGGAGCCATGTGCTGGTTCGAGGGAGGCCTCACGGACTCGCTGGGGACGCTGGCCGCCTTCCAGAACGGGCTGGGGCTGCTGCCGGGCACGCTGTGCCCCCACTATGACTCCGAGCCGGCGCGCCGACCGGCCTACCACCACTCCATCGCCGAGGGCCTGCCGGGGGGGTTCGCCGCCGATGACGGAGTGGGGTTTCACTTCATTGGCACCCGGCTCGCCCACACCATCTCCTCGCGGGAGAAGGCCCAGGCCTGGCGCGTGGAGCGCACGGAGCAGGGGGTTCGCGAGACGGCCCTGCCCGTTACCTTCCTCGGGTGA
- the tmpT gene encoding thiopurine S-methyltransferase: MESQFWHERWQQGQIAFHQPEVEKFLGAHFERLGLARGATVFVPLCGKSLDMLWLVSQGYQVVGVELSPIACEAFFSENRIEAATPVTEGPFRVHRAKHQPITLYEGDFFQLSARQTGPLAAFYDRASLIALPPAMRERYAEHFQREMLAPSTSGLLLTVAYQSNTFPGPPFSIPSEEVHRLWGERFQLEQVGQGEEVVGPPTQRISTAKSAWLLTPKAGR; this comes from the coding sequence ATGGAGAGTCAGTTCTGGCACGAGCGCTGGCAGCAGGGGCAGATCGCCTTCCACCAACCCGAGGTCGAGAAGTTCCTCGGCGCGCACTTTGAGCGGCTCGGGCTCGCCCGGGGCGCGACGGTCTTCGTGCCCCTGTGCGGCAAGTCGCTGGATATGCTGTGGCTGGTGTCTCAGGGCTACCAGGTGGTGGGGGTCGAGCTCAGCCCGATCGCCTGTGAGGCCTTCTTCTCCGAGAACCGCATCGAGGCCGCCACGCCGGTCACCGAGGGCCCCTTCCGCGTCCATCGCGCCAAGCACCAGCCCATCACCCTCTACGAGGGGGACTTCTTCCAGTTGAGCGCCCGGCAGACGGGGCCCCTGGCTGCTTTCTATGACCGGGCGTCGTTGATCGCGCTGCCGCCGGCGATGCGCGAGCGCTACGCCGAGCACTTCCAGCGCGAGATGCTGGCCCCCAGCACGAGCGGCCTGTTGCTCACCGTGGCCTACCAATCGAACACCTTCCCGGGCCCACCCTTCTCCATTCCTTCCGAAGAGGTCCACCGCCTCTGGGGGGAGCGGTTCCAGCTCGAGCAGGTGGGACAGGGCGAGGAGGTGGTAGGGCCGCCCACGCAGCGGATTTCAACGGCCAAGAGCGCCTGGCTGCTGACGCCCAAGGCGGGCCGCTGA